In Bacteroidota bacterium, the following proteins share a genomic window:
- a CDS encoding DUF3467 domain-containing protein gives MSQENNNNNNNNNNNNSNQNQLNIELSEEVAEGVYSNLAIITHSNSEFVIDFIKIMPGVPKAKVKSRIVLTPQHAKRLMFALKDNIGKFEDAHGEIEFSKDPNAMPLNFGGPTAQA, from the coding sequence ATGAGCCAGGAAAACAATAATAATAACAATAACAATAACAATAATAATTCGAATCAAAATCAATTGAATATTGAATTATCCGAGGAGGTTGCTGAAGGTGTTTATTCCAACCTTGCTATTATTACACACTCAAACTCTGAGTTTGTAATTGATTTTATTAAAATAATGCCTGGAGTGCCAAAGGCTAAAGTAAAATCAAGGATTGTACTTACTCCACAGCATGCCAAAAGACTAATGTTTGCTCTTAAGGACAATATTGGTAAATTTGAGGATGCTCATGGTGAAATAGAATTCAGCAAAGACCCAAATGCTATGCCTCTTAATTTTGGAGGGCCAACAGCCCAAGCATAA